In Micromonospora sp. WMMD980, the following are encoded in one genomic region:
- a CDS encoding nitric oxide synthase oxygenase: MTNAGRIAAADVGVDLLLLEAHAFLRQRHDETAETGFVDRWRAVRADIAATGTWQPTRDELNFGAQVAWRNSDRCIGRSRWSSLTVRDHRHIITLEGLRGALAGHLDEATGGGHVRPVLTVLAPATSTTAPPWRIVSPQLARYAAWTDDVGTIGDAANGPLTALATRLGWPGPTRRSGFDLLPWIAATADGRLHLLPSAHDRIREVPIIHPDHPWIGDLGLRWPAIPVISNMTLHLGGLRFPAPFSGTFMASEIATRNLADRQRYHQLPVIVAGLGLPERDRLRADKALLTLYEAVLHSFDVAGISVTDHHRESRSFAHFVEHEEAAGRAVTGDWSWLNSYPMTPQDPSWSRYYDRRQPSPALRPDPYSVTLTAAAPPGHRPSPRQHADVPPATDATRHQPREDTCPHAPPHRHGDV; the protein is encoded by the coding sequence ATGACCAATGCGGGACGGATTGCTGCCGCTGATGTCGGCGTGGACCTTCTACTTCTTGAGGCGCATGCCTTTCTCCGACAGCGACATGACGAGACCGCCGAGACCGGGTTCGTTGATCGATGGCGGGCCGTGCGCGCCGACATCGCGGCTACCGGCACCTGGCAGCCGACACGTGACGAGCTGAACTTCGGAGCGCAGGTGGCCTGGCGCAACTCCGACCGTTGCATCGGCCGGTCCCGGTGGTCCAGCCTCACCGTCCGCGACCACCGCCACATCATCACTCTCGAGGGCCTCCGCGGCGCGCTGGCCGGGCACCTCGACGAGGCAACCGGCGGCGGCCATGTCCGCCCGGTGCTCACCGTTCTCGCACCCGCCACCAGCACAACCGCGCCGCCTTGGCGCATCGTCAGCCCGCAACTGGCCCGTTATGCGGCTTGGACCGACGACGTCGGAACCATCGGCGACGCCGCCAACGGCCCCCTGACCGCACTGGCCACCCGCCTCGGCTGGCCTGGTCCCACCCGCCGCAGTGGATTCGACCTCCTGCCCTGGATTGCCGCCACTGCCGACGGCCGACTCCACCTGCTGCCCTCGGCACACGATCGGATCCGGGAAGTACCAATCATCCACCCCGACCACCCCTGGATCGGCGACCTCGGACTGCGCTGGCCCGCCATACCTGTGATCAGCAACATGACGCTGCACCTCGGCGGGCTGAGATTCCCTGCCCCGTTCAGCGGCACATTCATGGCCAGCGAGATCGCCACCCGCAATCTCGCCGACCGGCAGCGCTACCACCAACTTCCGGTCATCGTCGCTGGCCTCGGCCTGCCCGAGCGCGACCGGCTACGCGCGGACAAGGCACTGCTGACCCTCTACGAGGCCGTACTTCACAGCTTCGACGTCGCAGGAATCTCCGTCACCGACCACCACCGGGAAAGCCGCTCCTTCGCCCATTTCGTCGAGCACGAAGAGGCCGCTGGCCGTGCCGTCACGGGCGATTGGAGCTGGCTCAACTCCTACCCCATGACTCCCCAGGACCCTTCCTGGAGCCGCTACTACGACCGCCGCCAGCCCAGCCCAGCCCTACGTCCAGACCCGTACAGCGTCACCCTCACAGCCGCGGCGCCGCCCGGCCACCGACCCTCACCACGTCAGCACGCCGACGTCCCCCCGGCCACTGACGCCACCCGTCACCAACCCAGGGAGGACACATGTCCGCACGCACCACCACACCGCCACGGCGACGTCTAA
- a CDS encoding tryptophan 2,3-dioxygenase family protein: protein MMDPAPLRHWLAQGTPRAAHFPYDRVVDAYHHHGKRFVPQEWTSLLSRTRERLPEYAGPTDFLATFLDTALDRTDHRFDYRTYLALRLLAVPDPDTATEPADRLLARRDRLHVLLISDLVAAELRALEGPPQPTRDLPPSPLLARKRLHHAVRAAAAALRRLSVPIRDVDDPVALARRLVTMVCIDRTPAEGLTLRTSLLPVSTVHDELLFIRTLQAFEVTFGLLSVDLTAAISAVQHDRLTSAGVRLTLAATLLRETAPLWSLLATMQPDAFHRFRIHTDGASAIQSRAYKLVESLCRIPEAERLLSPAYRSVPDVGARIHDGQVSVVDALTALQVDRNVLAEAPVLADGMRQFTGAVHQWRRTHYRLAVRMLGTRQRGTGATPGTPYLLHGRDSAVFEDPGSSPRGGFR from the coding sequence ATGATGGATCCGGCGCCGCTTCGGCACTGGCTTGCGCAGGGCACGCCCCGCGCCGCCCACTTCCCTTACGACCGAGTGGTCGACGCCTATCACCACCACGGCAAGCGCTTCGTGCCGCAGGAGTGGACCTCGCTGCTCAGTCGCACCCGAGAACGACTGCCCGAGTACGCCGGGCCCACAGACTTCCTGGCCACGTTCCTGGACACTGCGCTTGACAGAACAGACCACCGCTTCGACTACCGCACCTACCTGGCCCTGCGCCTACTGGCCGTGCCGGACCCAGACACGGCCACGGAACCGGCGGACCGGTTGCTGGCCCGCCGGGACCGGCTCCACGTCCTACTAATCAGTGATCTTGTCGCCGCCGAGCTGCGTGCCCTCGAAGGTCCACCCCAGCCAACGCGTGATCTTCCTCCTTCGCCGCTCTTGGCGCGTAAACGGCTGCACCACGCTGTGCGGGCTGCCGCTGCCGCCCTACGCCGGCTCAGCGTCCCGATCCGAGACGTCGACGACCCGGTGGCGCTGGCGCGCCGGCTCGTCACGATGGTCTGCATCGACCGCACCCCCGCCGAGGGGCTGACGCTGCGCACGAGCCTGCTGCCGGTGTCGACGGTTCACGACGAGTTGCTGTTCATCCGCACCCTGCAAGCATTCGAGGTGACCTTCGGGCTACTGTCCGTCGACCTCACCGCCGCCATCAGCGCCGTGCAACACGACCGACTGACCTCGGCGGGGGTGCGGCTAACCCTGGCCGCCACCCTGCTACGCGAGACCGCGCCTTTATGGTCCTTGCTGGCGACCATGCAGCCCGACGCCTTTCACCGCTTCCGGATCCATACCGACGGCGCCAGCGCGATCCAGTCCCGCGCCTACAAACTGGTCGAATCGCTGTGCCGAATCCCCGAGGCGGAGCGTCTGCTCTCGCCGGCATACCGATCTGTGCCGGACGTGGGCGCCCGCATCCACGACGGGCAGGTCAGCGTCGTCGACGCCCTCACTGCCCTGCAGGTCGACCGGAACGTCCTGGCCGAAGCGCCGGTCCTCGCCGACGGGATGCGCCAGTTCACGGGCGCGGTGCACCAGTGGCGGCGTACCCACTACCGCCTTGCGGTTCGGATGCTCGGTACGCGGCAGCGCGGCACTGGTGCCACACCGGGCACCCCTTACCTCCTACACGGCCGCGACAGCGCCGTATTCGAGGACCCCGGTTCCAGCCCTCGCGGAGGTTTTCGATGA
- a CDS encoding aminotransferase class V-fold PLP-dependent enzyme — MKPATLTSSAALRQRLITADGASHLAACSIAPRTIEVEQALCRMFDDLARPGFWRACEEQADQARRLFAQLIGAHPDQIAILPNASVAAYQVASSRRWRRRRELLASTAEFPGIAHTWLNRLQARVRWVGSCDGVAQTDDYLPQITPRIGMVSVPAVTYRDAVHLNVARIADAAHSVGATVFVDAYQAAGVMPLTVDGLRCDYLVAGTGKYLLGLPGLAFLYVRDPDGPPPTLTGWLGRVRPFDFRATVVDFPTHARRYETGTPAAAAMYAAVAGLTLVNGLDLWQVRRHTQQLITAATRRLSAHGEVLRTAAHPDAQGAHVALFDPDADAIAAWLGDRGILAAPRGRVLRLATHAYTTDDDIDAACASVVSYRRHHRNQSGGR; from the coding sequence ATGAAGCCGGCAACCCTGACCAGCTCCGCAGCGCTGCGCCAGCGGCTAATTACCGCCGACGGGGCGTCGCACCTGGCGGCATGCAGCATTGCGCCTCGCACCATCGAGGTCGAGCAAGCTCTCTGCCGGATGTTCGATGATCTGGCCCGACCGGGTTTCTGGCGGGCATGCGAAGAGCAGGCCGACCAGGCTCGGCGATTGTTCGCGCAGCTCATCGGCGCCCACCCCGACCAGATCGCGATCCTGCCCAACGCCAGCGTCGCGGCCTATCAGGTGGCAAGCAGCCGCCGGTGGCGGCGCCGCCGAGAGTTGCTCGCCTCGACTGCCGAGTTCCCCGGCATCGCGCACACCTGGCTGAACCGGCTGCAGGCCCGGGTGCGGTGGGTCGGTTCCTGCGACGGTGTCGCGCAGACGGACGACTACCTGCCGCAGATCACCCCCCGCATCGGCATGGTGTCGGTTCCCGCGGTCACCTACCGGGACGCGGTTCACCTCAATGTCGCGCGCATCGCCGACGCCGCCCACAGCGTGGGTGCGACGGTCTTCGTCGACGCCTACCAGGCGGCCGGCGTGATGCCCCTGACCGTCGATGGGCTGCGCTGCGACTACCTCGTCGCTGGCACCGGCAAGTACCTCCTGGGACTCCCCGGACTGGCATTCCTCTACGTCCGCGATCCGGATGGTCCGCCACCGACGTTGACCGGCTGGCTCGGCCGCGTACGGCCCTTCGACTTCCGGGCCACCGTCGTGGACTTTCCCACGCACGCCCGCCGCTACGAGACCGGCACCCCAGCCGCAGCGGCGATGTACGCCGCTGTCGCCGGCCTGACCCTGGTCAACGGCCTCGACCTCTGGCAGGTCCGCCGCCACACCCAGCAACTGATCACCGCAGCCACCCGACGACTGTCCGCCCACGGCGAGGTCCTACGAACGGCGGCGCACCCTGACGCGCAAGGCGCGCACGTGGCCCTGTTCGACCCCGACGCCGACGCGATCGCAGCCTGGCTCGGTGACCGTGGAATTCTCGCCGCCCCACGTGGTCGGGTGCTGCGACTGGCCACGCACGCCTACACCACTGACGACGACATCGACGCAGCGTGCGCGTCGGTCGTCAGCTACCGGCGTCACCACCGTAACCAGAGCGGAGGGCGATGA
- a CDS encoding tryptophan 2,3-dioxygenase family protein: MSVSPLDAVLPGAAPTDYARYMRTDELLALQKEPAQWVHPDELLFQIVHQSSELWLKLTRSHLSRALAHLGAGQVSAAELLIDRASEALRLITEHLRILRSLPPAHFATIRPALGTGSGFESPGWRLLRTATTELDIAFSRLLSARRLTTVEVYQAAAWDPLYRLAEALVDLDERIALWRTEHYSIATRVIGQGVLGTRHTPIDSLPALISHRRFPTLWEARSTLTQAPADSCPQRQPQ, translated from the coding sequence ATGTCCGTATCACCGCTGGACGCGGTGCTGCCGGGTGCCGCTCCCACTGATTACGCCCGCTACATGCGTACCGATGAGCTGCTGGCGTTGCAGAAGGAGCCGGCGCAGTGGGTCCACCCGGATGAGCTGCTGTTCCAGATCGTGCACCAAAGCAGCGAGCTGTGGCTCAAGCTCACCCGATCTCACCTGTCCCGTGCACTGGCGCACCTCGGCGCCGGCCAGGTCAGCGCGGCGGAGCTGCTCATCGACCGCGCGTCGGAGGCGCTGCGGCTGATCACCGAACATCTGCGCATCCTGCGGTCCCTGCCGCCCGCGCACTTCGCGACGATCAGACCCGCATTGGGCACCGGATCGGGATTTGAGTCCCCCGGGTGGCGGCTACTGCGCACGGCCACGACGGAACTGGACATCGCGTTCAGCCGCCTGCTGTCCGCGCGTCGCCTCACCACGGTCGAGGTGTACCAGGCAGCGGCGTGGGATCCGCTGTACCGGCTGGCCGAAGCGCTGGTGGACTTGGACGAGCGGATCGCGCTCTGGCGTACCGAGCACTACAGCATCGCCACCCGCGTCATCGGCCAGGGCGTGCTGGGCACCCGCCACACCCCGATCGACAGCCTGCCCGCCCTGATCAGCCACCGGCGATTCCCGACCCTATGGGAAGCACGGTCGACGCTGACGCAGGCGCCCGCCGACTCCTGCCCGCAGCGGCAGCCGCAATGA
- a CDS encoding IS3 family transposase, producing MRFIHEHRDQFAVALLLRVLNIGASTYYAWVKQAELPCDRNVVDLGLISNIHEIWETSGRTYGADRVHRQLRRDGIYVGRKRVERLMAAHGWQGAFLRRGWRGGSTKQDPRHTPAPDLVNRQFTANGPNRLWVADATRIPCGEGVFWLAAVRDVFSRRIVGWKTSDRCDTDLILAALEYGIWSRDVRDGQLIHHSDRGSNYTSFRFSERLQDNGILPSMGSVGDSYDNALMENFWSTLKIELVYRTSWRTRDEAENAIFAYIDGWYNTRRIQRELGYLSPNEYETAWHTRQTQPAEPTTATPAPAGSR from the coding sequence ATGAGGTTCATCCACGAACACCGTGACCAGTTCGCGGTCGCGCTCCTGCTACGGGTCCTCAACATCGGCGCCTCGACCTACTACGCGTGGGTCAAGCAGGCCGAGCTGCCCTGTGACCGGAACGTGGTCGACCTGGGGCTGATCTCCAACATCCACGAGATCTGGGAGACCTCCGGGCGCACCTACGGCGCGGACCGGGTCCACCGGCAGCTACGCCGCGACGGCATCTACGTGGGCCGCAAACGGGTAGAGCGGCTGATGGCCGCCCACGGCTGGCAGGGGGCGTTCCTGCGTCGAGGCTGGCGCGGCGGCTCCACGAAGCAGGACCCGCGGCACACGCCGGCGCCGGATCTGGTGAACCGGCAGTTCACCGCCAATGGGCCGAACCGGCTCTGGGTCGCCGACGCCACCCGCATCCCGTGCGGCGAGGGCGTGTTCTGGCTCGCCGCCGTCCGCGACGTTTTCTCCCGCCGGATCGTGGGGTGGAAGACGTCTGACCGCTGCGACACCGACCTGATCCTCGCCGCCCTCGAATACGGCATCTGGTCCCGCGATGTCCGCGACGGCCAGTTGATCCACCACTCGGACCGCGGGTCGAACTACACGTCGTTCCGCTTCTCCGAACGCTTACAAGACAACGGGATCCTGCCCTCGATGGGCTCCGTCGGCGACTCCTACGACAACGCCCTGATGGAGAACTTCTGGTCCACGCTGAAGATCGAACTCGTCTACCGCACCTCATGGCGGACCCGCGACGAGGCCGAGAACGCGATCTTCGCCTACATCGACGGCTGGTACAACACCCGCCGCATCCAACGCGAGCTGGGCTACCTCAGCCCGAACGAATACGAGACCGCCTGGCACACCCGCCAGACGCAGCCAGCCGAGCCAACTACCGCCACCCCTGCGCCAGCCGGCAGCAGGTAA
- a CDS encoding transposase, with translation MAAPKKYPDELRQRAVRLYRESDPKPVIRRLAEQLGVHHEALRNWIRQAEADAGERTDRPTSEMLEENRRLVKENAELRRANEILKAASAYFAAELDPTRRRS, from the coding sequence GTGGCAGCACCGAAGAAGTACCCCGATGAGCTACGTCAGCGCGCTGTGCGCCTGTATCGCGAGTCGGACCCGAAGCCCGTGATCCGGCGCCTGGCCGAGCAGCTCGGTGTTCATCACGAGGCGCTCAGGAACTGGATCCGTCAGGCCGAGGCCGATGCGGGCGAGCGCACTGACCGGCCGACCAGCGAGATGCTGGAGGAGAATCGGCGGCTGGTGAAGGAGAACGCCGAGCTTCGACGGGCGAACGAGATCTTGAAGGCTGCGAGCGCGTATTTCGCGGCGGAGCTCGACCCGACCCGGCGACGGTCATGA
- a CDS encoding SAM-dependent methyltransferase — MTNQQADTPNAQHPRATVARIYDYLLGGNQNFEADRRAALDILSKVPAAANLALSNRLFLRRAVHTLAQAGMRQFLDLGSGIPTQGNVHEIAQAVDPAIRVLYVDIDPVAVVASNQILDGNLTCRAIEADLTRPDVILDALDDSDVASIIDFDEPVVALYCSVLQLIPDDQIEAVIGPIRDRLVPGSAMVISHVGVDVPDRWGESTVHQATDVFRTQAATDIHFRTDDQLRALFSDFEMIDPGLVPLDRWRPQLSAPDPFVAASMPSPMRGAVAFRR, encoded by the coding sequence GTGACCAACCAGCAGGCAGACACGCCGAACGCCCAGCATCCCCGAGCCACCGTCGCTCGAATCTATGACTACCTTCTCGGCGGCAACCAGAATTTTGAGGCCGACCGTCGCGCCGCGCTGGACATCCTGAGCAAGGTACCCGCCGCGGCGAATCTCGCCCTGTCCAACCGACTTTTCCTGCGCCGCGCCGTGCACACCCTGGCCCAGGCAGGTATGCGGCAGTTCCTCGACCTCGGCTCCGGTATCCCCACCCAGGGCAACGTCCACGAGATCGCCCAAGCCGTCGATCCCGCGATCCGCGTTCTCTACGTCGACATCGACCCCGTCGCGGTGGTGGCGTCGAACCAGATCCTCGACGGCAACCTGACCTGCCGGGCGATCGAGGCCGACCTCACCCGCCCCGACGTCATCCTCGATGCGCTTGACGACAGCGACGTCGCGTCGATCATCGACTTCGACGAGCCGGTCGTGGCGCTCTACTGCTCCGTGCTGCAGCTGATCCCCGACGACCAGATCGAAGCGGTCATCGGGCCGATCCGGGACAGGCTCGTACCGGGCAGCGCCATGGTCATCAGTCATGTAGGCGTCGACGTTCCCGACCGCTGGGGCGAATCGACCGTGCACCAGGCGACCGACGTCTTCCGCACACAGGCCGCTACCGACATTCACTTCCGCACAGACGACCAGCTCAGGGCGCTGTTCAGCGACTTCGAGATGATCGATCCCGGCCTGGTGCCGCTGGACCGCTGGCGACCCCAACTCAGCGCACCCGACCCTTTCGTAGCCGCATCGATGCCCTCGCCGATGCGCGGTGCCGTGGCGTTCCGCCGCTAG
- a CDS encoding EAL domain-containing protein, with translation MISIQRGRWALGLLTGTIAIAALACLAWAVAQLDKPAPATSWVYALTGVALMAMGAVLPMPLPSRMPIRITLIPTACIVCVAVLPAHWVVICTAVGVSIGRAARQPARKVGAHKLIHNTSVDIVTASVAAMVMSRVGFRPGAGESSSGELQPAWVVVAFLAAAVVALLFEELVTAAAVTWSTGQPLVMTLRFLWRTRLAVAIGEVIAAVTIAVALMVEPRVLIALPSTMMALYFAVSHRLRIREERRVWERLTVLSDALSARNLDEVLHTAAAGAVELFGAQSADIEITRERRVVRAVLRGDVALIEYDGDPDAVPPGADWPAVLNHDFGDQTTGVRGEVRLRLSGSQDAPSVRERATLRAFVAALSSSVDLAHAYGLLAREATHDKDTGLPNRLGLSQWCTAIPDVSCHILAVHVENLHFLADTMGQERARAVLAQVADRLRHLSADRTAVAARVGDATFALVLRGLADDLAYQRACRAVATLRHSIDVAGRRIDLRASAGMASGAPGPAVLDAAERVLWRALRRGEDRLVSYKSGTVGEWSLARELTQARMSISYEPVVDLISGRITMVHTVPRWLYSRNDLLAADDYVYQHIDDIEGLQALATQVLVRSMAAAASWRDALPGAALAVPVPAAAVTMQLATTVRDLLHTYGLPESHLVLALTRPPATSTRDSSNRNTEGDGDRGAAEQLTKMGVRLLLDNYGSRHTDLAALNAVDWSFLRLHPAYSLDSGWRPARSVIRAAVDLAADLDLVAVAAGISTQDQRQELAALGCALGSGELFGGEMFPSQIRAHAQQWNPQPVGPAPRQRRLYRAG, from the coding sequence TTGATCTCGATCCAGCGTGGACGGTGGGCGCTGGGTCTGCTCACGGGAACCATCGCTATAGCGGCGCTGGCCTGCCTGGCCTGGGCGGTGGCCCAGCTGGACAAGCCGGCGCCGGCCACATCCTGGGTGTACGCACTGACGGGCGTGGCGTTGATGGCGATGGGCGCGGTTCTACCCATGCCGCTGCCCTCCCGGATGCCGATCAGGATCACCCTCATCCCGACGGCGTGCATCGTGTGCGTCGCGGTGCTACCCGCGCATTGGGTAGTGATCTGCACCGCCGTCGGAGTCTCGATCGGTCGTGCCGCGCGGCAGCCCGCGCGAAAGGTGGGCGCACACAAGCTCATCCACAACACCAGCGTGGACATCGTCACCGCCTCCGTAGCGGCGATGGTCATGTCCAGGGTCGGGTTCCGGCCGGGGGCCGGCGAGTCGAGCAGTGGGGAGCTTCAGCCAGCTTGGGTGGTTGTCGCGTTCCTCGCCGCAGCAGTGGTGGCCCTGCTGTTCGAAGAGCTGGTGACAGCCGCTGCGGTGACATGGTCAACCGGACAGCCGCTCGTGATGACCCTGCGATTCCTCTGGCGTACACGGCTCGCAGTCGCCATCGGAGAGGTGATTGCCGCTGTGACGATCGCCGTCGCCCTCATGGTTGAGCCAAGAGTCCTCATCGCCTTGCCCTCGACGATGATGGCCCTGTACTTCGCCGTCAGTCATCGACTGCGGATCCGCGAGGAGCGACGCGTCTGGGAGCGCTTGACCGTTTTGAGCGATGCGCTGTCCGCGAGGAACCTCGACGAAGTGCTTCACACCGCTGCCGCCGGTGCGGTGGAGCTGTTCGGCGCACAGTCGGCCGATATCGAGATCACCCGGGAGCGGCGCGTGGTGCGCGCCGTCCTGCGGGGCGATGTGGCGCTGATCGAGTATGACGGAGATCCCGACGCCGTTCCGCCCGGCGCAGATTGGCCAGCGGTACTCAACCACGATTTCGGCGACCAAACGACGGGCGTACGCGGCGAGGTCCGCCTACGGCTAAGCGGTTCGCAAGACGCGCCGTCGGTGCGCGAGCGCGCGACGTTGCGTGCGTTCGTCGCGGCGCTCTCGTCAAGTGTCGACCTAGCCCATGCCTACGGCTTGCTCGCGCGCGAAGCAACTCACGACAAGGACACTGGGCTACCGAATCGACTCGGGTTGTCGCAGTGGTGCACTGCCATCCCCGACGTGTCGTGCCACATCCTGGCGGTGCATGTAGAGAACCTGCACTTCTTGGCCGACACCATGGGGCAGGAACGGGCGCGAGCGGTCCTCGCTCAGGTAGCGGATCGGCTGCGTCACCTGTCGGCGGACCGCACGGCTGTCGCGGCTCGCGTCGGTGACGCCACCTTCGCCCTCGTCCTACGTGGGTTGGCCGATGATCTAGCGTATCAGCGGGCCTGCAGGGCGGTGGCAACGCTGCGTCACAGCATTGACGTCGCCGGTCGCCGTATCGATCTGCGGGCCAGCGCAGGCATGGCGTCGGGCGCGCCAGGGCCGGCGGTACTTGATGCCGCCGAGCGGGTGCTGTGGCGGGCCTTGCGTCGGGGTGAGGACAGGCTCGTGTCCTACAAGTCAGGCACAGTCGGTGAATGGTCGTTGGCCCGCGAGCTGACCCAGGCCCGGATGTCGATCTCCTACGAGCCTGTGGTGGATCTCATCAGCGGGAGGATCACAATGGTGCATACGGTTCCCCGTTGGTTGTATTCACGCAACGACCTGCTCGCCGCGGATGACTACGTGTACCAGCACATTGACGATATTGAAGGCTTGCAGGCGTTGGCTACTCAGGTACTGGTGCGTTCGATGGCCGCAGCAGCCTCATGGCGCGACGCTCTACCAGGGGCAGCGCTCGCCGTACCGGTGCCCGCCGCGGCCGTGACCATGCAGCTCGCCACAACGGTGCGAGATCTCCTGCACACCTACGGACTGCCGGAGTCGCATCTGGTGCTGGCGCTCACCAGGCCACCAGCGACGTCGACCCGTGACTCCTCCAACCGGAACACCGAGGGCGATGGCGACCGTGGCGCCGCCGAGCAATTGACCAAGATGGGAGTGCGTCTGCTCCTGGACAACTACGGCAGCAGACACACAGATCTTGCGGCACTTAACGCCGTCGACTGGAGCTTCCTCCGCCTGCATCCTGCCTACTCGCTCGACTCGGGATGGCGTCCGGCTCGGTCAGTCATCCGCGCGGCTGTGGACCTCGCGGCGGACCTCGATCTCGTAGCCGTCGCTGCGGGCATCAGCACCCAGGACCAGCGCCAGGAACTGGCCGCCCTGGGGTGCGCCCTTGGAAGCGGCGAGTTGTTCGGGGGTGAGATGTTCCCAAGTCAGATTCGCGCGCACGCGCAACAGTGGAATCCGCAGCCGGTCGGCCCGGCGCCTCGACAGCGTCGGCTATACCGGGCGGGCTGA